The genomic region GTTGTTCCGCTGGTGACTTCTTACTATCTGATGAAGGATTATAAAATATCTCGAAATACAGTATTTGGCGGGAGTTTATGATTCCAAAATTAGGTTTATCATTGTAAATGCCATATACACATCTCATCAAATTGTTCAAGCTATCCCATCTTCCCCTTTTCATCTGACTCACAATTTGGTTATACACCTCATTGGGAAACATACTATTTAAACTGTTGCTCTCCATAAACTTTTTAGGAGTTGTTGCTGCTCCTTCAAAATAAGAGTTGAAGTCAATGTCTATCCTCCCTCTAATCTCCTCCAAGTTAGCACTAAGTTCATCTTGGCGGTTCTTTATTTTCTGAAGTTGTGTTTCTGCATTTCTGCGCTCTACATCCAATTTATAAGTTAGAAATGTTAGGAAGATGGACAAAAATGTAGCAACTATACCGAACCACTTAGCATAGTCAGGCTTCTGTTGGGCATTATTCGCTTCTCGACCATTTTCCTTTTTCTCATTCTGCGTCTCATCACTCATTGCTCTATCTCTAAGAATTGTTGTTTACCAAGAAATTGGGTCATGAATCGGCATAAATTTTTTATAAATAATTAAGACTTGAAGATGCCTAATTTCATATTTTGCATCTCGGCCTTAAAACGCCTGGAATTGAAGTTTCCAGGCTTATAGCTCAAGTCAGTTTTAACTGACTGAAAATCTTACTTAGTCTGCTTGAGCAGACTTTAGCTTTGTAGCCTTTGAAATTTATTTCTTGGCGGACAAGAGCACAGATGCAAGTCTACCTATTTATTCAAGGCACTTCTGCAATTTAGTAATAGATATAGCCTAACTATATTGCAGTTATACACTCTAATACATTTATTTTTGTATCCAAAATGGATGATTATCATTCAAGCGATGTTTGATGACAAGTTGCTGCGCGTCTACGCAAGCATTAATTTTCAAAACCCTTGTCTGAATAACCCAACTATAATTAATAAGCAAGAAGCTCTCAGGGAAGAACATGACGACAGTTTCTATCTTGCCAATATCTGATGCAAATGGCGAGAGAATTTATCGAGCGATCGCAGGAGATAAGCAATCAACTGGTAGAACCGCAGGTGAAGCATTGGATGCTTTGACGGCTCAGTTAGAAGGTGACGAATTCAATGCATTACTAGTGATCCAAAACTTTCTTCCTGACTGGTTTTTTAGTGTCGAGCAGCAAAAGCGTTTATCTGAGTTAATGAGTCTCTGGCGAGCCGCCCGCGATCAAGGACAAACACTCCCGCCCGAACAGCAAATAGAGCTAGATAGTCTTGTTGAGGTTGAATTGAAAGCTGCCACAGCTAGAACAGCAATCTTGTTGCAGCAACTGAACCAATGAACCCTTTTTATCCTCTGGTAGCTAACCGTGCCAATCATCGCTGCGAATATTGCCACGCACCTGAACTAGTCTTCAACTTTCCATTTGAAGTCGAGCACATTGTCCCTATGTACCGAGGCGGTGCTGATGCCGAATTCAATCTGGCTCTTGCCTGTCGCTCCTGCAATCTTCGCAAGGGAACCCGCATCAGTGCAGTAGATCCTGAATCCAAAACTGAAGTTCCTCTGTTTCACCCAAGGCAAGATACATGGAATGAACATTTCCGTGTGGATATTGAGGTTGGTACAGCCATTGGCAGAGCAACAATAGTTTGTTTAGAAATGAACAGTCAGCCACAAATAATTGCAAGACAACTATGGATTCGTTTGGGCTTATTTCCGTAAAATTTCTAATAAAGCACCGATCGTGCAAGGAGATTAAAACTGTTAATAAGGCGATCACAATTTCATTGACTAACTTTTAGCCACCCAAAAACCTGCTCTACTGTCAAATTTAGTGTTAAAAATTTTGGCATGGGCAGGCGATCGCTAGCTTTTAACTCTATCGGTTCCTGTCCTAGAATAAATGCCAAAATTAACCGCTCATCTGGATCGATTAACCATCCTAGCTGAGTGCCGTGTTTAAGACAGTGCAAAATATTACTAATAACTTTGGTAACTCTCTGTTCGGGTGAGAGAATTTCTACTGTCCAATCAGGATAAATATTAAACACATTGGGGACTTCGCCATCTGCTTCAAAAGGAATTCGTTCCCAAAGGAAAACACTAGCGTCAGGCACAATCGAGCGGTTGCCATAGACGCTCGAAGAGCGGCTTCCCCCAGGGTAAGTACAGCGCAATTCTGGGAAGGCAAGGGCAATTTTTGGCTTTTCTGCAACTTGATTAACAGCATCACAAAACTTGAGTAGCAGTCTTGAATGTTTCCCTTGAGACATAGGCTTTTGGTAAATCTTACCGTCGATAAATTCACTAGCAGGCTTGGTTTCTGGCTGCTTTAGGAATTCTTCAAGCGTGAGTGACGGAGGAAGTGCTGTTGTCATAAACAAAAGCGCGATCGCGTTGCTACTGAGCCAAATTTTTATTAATAATTATTAATAATATATATTCTTAATTTTCCCCTGATTTAATCGCAGAAAATATAGAAGAATAATCTTCGTGAGCAAATGACATTTTCATTGCCATATCCAAAACTTTCCGTACACCTTCTATACTGCTGACATTTAAACCAACTGTTTTTGCTTCATCGATAAAGAAATCAATATCTTTCATCAAATGTTTTGTCGGAAAATTGGGATTGGCATAATTGCC from Chlorogloeopsis sp. ULAP01 harbors:
- a CDS encoding HNH endonuclease signature motif containing protein, producing the protein MNPFYPLVANRANHRCEYCHAPELVFNFPFEVEHIVPMYRGGADAEFNLALACRSCNLRKGTRISAVDPESKTEVPLFHPRQDTWNEHFRVDIEVGTAIGRATIVCLEMNSQPQIIARQLWIRLGLFP
- a CDS encoding Uma2 family endonuclease, yielding MTTALPPSLTLEEFLKQPETKPASEFIDGKIYQKPMSQGKHSRLLLKFCDAVNQVAEKPKIALAFPELRCTYPGGSRSSSVYGNRSIVPDASVFLWERIPFEADGEVPNVFNIYPDWTVEILSPEQRVTKVISNILHCLKHGTQLGWLIDPDERLILAFILGQEPIELKASDRLPMPKFLTLNLTVEQVFGWLKVSQ